Within the Apium graveolens cultivar Ventura unplaced genomic scaffold, ASM990537v1 ctg2461, whole genome shotgun sequence genome, the region TTCAATTCTGGATGAAGAAAACTATTGTCATTGTCTGCGAGTTTTGTTAATTCCTCTAGAGACAATCACAACATtaaatttttgtttttgatttttttattaaatcgCCTCCATTCATTTTTTCACTTCGAACCAGATTGAACCCAAGTCTGTATATTAAAGTACCACCACTACCAATTGTCCAATTCCCTCAAAAAAAAAATGTACCAGTACCAATCATTATAGCACACATGCATCATGCATGCTTAAACTTATAGAGTtatattcatattttaatcaatcAAGCACTCATCAGCTGTCCACATTTGACCGTTGGCTTCTTTTGTTTAGCGTCACTCAAACGGCCACCTTTGCTTTTTCTTGCTCATTTCCAATTGATACTTATAATTGACATCTACTCCCACTCTCTTCAGTCTTCTTACAACTCCAACTCTATCTAATACACACTCTATCTTCCACAACTCTCTCTGTTCTCTCCTCTTACTCTTAGTTCAGAGCTGAACAAATGGACAAAATGGTCAATGAAACATCCTCAGAAGCTGCCTTTACTCCAACTCAGAGCCATGAAACAGTGCATGATCAGAACCAAGAAGCTGATCTCAACTCCCCGAGTTCTGTCAGTGTGATCCGCAAGACTAGCACCCCTGATCGTCTCAAGGTGCCTAAACCATTCAAATTCCCCGAAAGGTAATTTGTAAAATAATTGAGTTTGCTATTCAACGAGGTCTTAATGCGTGTAGTTGTTTTTGTTAAAGAGTAGAAGATCCTGTTCGGGGCTTTCTCTATCACATTAAGATTTTAGACGGATTAATTACTTAGCATGATATCAGAGCTCGGTTTAGGGAGGGATTCAGGTGCGACTCGGGAGTGTTAAAGAGTGTAAAATGATCGGGCCTTTCTTTAGCAACTTAAGATTTCAGTGTGACCGGTTACTTAACGGTTTTCCAAAAACATATTTTACATTTTGTGCTAAAACTTATTTTATATTTTGTGCCAAGTTCGGTGAATTGATATTTGCATGATCATGTGCACGTGAATATTTAAATTTGTACAGACCGAACATAATTAAAATGTCAGAGTTCTGTTTTTTATTTGACAGGTATACAAGCCCGACTGATCTAATGGTGTCGCCTGTTTCAAAAGGTCTGATTGCTAGAAGCAGGAAGATCGGTCCACTTTTACCACCAAGCAACAGTCAAAACAAAGTGTGCTTAAATTAAGTCAACGCAGGGTTTGAATATTCTAATTCTGCAGACACAAGATTCAAACTTCACAGAGCTGGATGGTCTTGCAAACTTTGGGTGTGCCAGAAGTTATCAAATTCTTGGTCAAGCCTTAACTGTAATGTAATATAACATTTGTGCTCTTCagaattttatatttttagtcTTTAGACTTGTTATCGTGCTTCTTATTATTTGAATATGGTGTGTCATGTCACTTGTGAAGTCGAATTTACTTGACCGTTTATGCTTCAAACTTACCTTACAAACGTTATGTGTATTTTGGTATTTTCGTGTACCAAACCTTAAACTCGAATCCGACCCGGATTTGCATTCGTATATCAATTTGGTGATACTAACTCGGAACTAATATATTCGTGTTTACCCGTTTTAGTACATGGATTATATACAAAAAATATTAATTGTTGAAAAATGTAATAGATAATTAAATGGTGAAGTGCTCACTTACGTAGTCaaagaataataaaatatattttaatatttacaattatatatatgttattaaTAGGTAAATTTCACATTTggtatttagtatatatatatgtatattatatatttttaaaaatttaattatttatttatttcgtgtactttcgttccGTGTCGTGTACCTATATCGGAAACCCAAACCCGATACTAATTATTTTCGTGTTTTTTCGTGTTCGTGTGCCAAAATTTTGAACCCAAACACTAAATATTCTTATTCATGTCGTTTCGTACCGTGTTCACGTGTCGTATACGAATATTGCCAGGTCTGTCAAGTAGCGGTAATATATAATATAAGATCCAGTGTAGTCTTTCTCTAACGTCTTAAGGTTTTAGATAAACGGATCATATTAGGTATGGCAAGACTAACAAGTAGTCTACTCAATTCTTGAACCAGCAACTAAGGTATAGTCGTGCTAAAGCATTTTTACGGAAGCCTCAGGACCAGCTAGCAACTTTTGATAAGTTTTACTAAAAGATTGTACATTAGTGAAACGAAAACAAAGTTGATTCTTCAAATTATTCTAAACGAACTTCGTACCATTGAACAGAACCAACATCACCAGCAATTTCTAGTTCACAAACAGAAGAGACTAGGAAAGATACAGCATCATCAATGTTTTCGAATCTTGCAAGGTCAGGTGGGAGTGATTTCCCTGGCCAGTTTTCTAGCCAGTTCTTCAACTTAACCCTCAATTCTTCTTCTGATACAAACACCTCAGTCTCTCCTGGTTCCATTAAAACGTACGTATCTGACGATAGATTGGCCCTGCTCCTCCTTGATGCAAATGTCTTTTTCCGCAAAAAATTAAACATATTTAGATACAAGTTATAAGTTCAGACAGTTTAAAAATAGCCTGGAAGCAATTGATTTTACCTTCAAATAATTTCTTTTATGGTCTGCAACTTTCGGATAAATAGAGGGACAAGGGCTAGTAACAGCTTGTGACCTTGCTATAACATTGACAGCTTCACTCCTGTGTGTCACTACATTCTTACCTAGATGATTATTCAAGTTACAACTTACTATATGCAACCATTTAGACACATGCATTGAACTTTGAAGCTTAAATAAGACCGAAATTGTGTACTTAATGACCAGAGAATGAAACAAGTTATGACTTACAGTTGGAATTTTGGATGAGTTTGTTGCAACAGAAAGCCTTGTTCACTGTTATGGCATTGCCTGCAGCTCTAATCATTGTTTCTTGATAGGATGAAAAGAAGTAGCCAGAGTCTGCATATCAGAATGAGTAGACTGCAGCAGCAGCCAATGTTCTTATTGAGTGGATATCTGATGTTAAAGATGAGGCTCTATTATCCCTATGTTTCTTACCCACTTTGCCctctttttttcatttttttcttaCCAAGTCAAATATTTCTCTTTCAGTCTCTAAGCTTCATTTTCCTACAACTTCAATTTTAGAAAAGATccaaaaataaaaaatcaaaggCTCAACAATTTAATATCAATCAGGGCTTGTAGTGTTGCAGCTATAATTAGATTAGAAGTTGCTGCTACAATATCAGAAGGAACATTACTCCCTTCCAAACGATAAGACATAGATAGGATGCTCGAGATCAATGACATAAATAGGATGCTCGAACGATAAATAGGATGCTTGAGCTAAATGACATAAATAGGATGCTCGAGCTATATGACGAGAAAAAAACAGCAAGTGTTTTAACAAATGTAAAATTATTAACAGAATTAGAAACACAGCTTTTATATTCTACATGAAGGCTTCAGCTTTCAGAAAAGTTATATTTGTAGAATAGAATAACAAAATACCCAAAGATAACCAGCTAAAATATAGGCTCTGTAATATTTGGATTATTTACAAGCAACATTAATCTATAACAAGTAAAGTCTTTATATAGATCATCAATTGTTatctaaaaataaaaaaatgcatAAAATTAGTAAGCAACATCAGGATGTTTTACAACTGGGGACTATCTCTAGTAAATTCTGCCACATTCCAACAGACACATAACAGTTAAGATTTGCCTAGCATCCCAAATTTGGCGCCTGGCCTTTCTTATAAATCGAAAAATCATAACAAAACGTTAAACCTTTTCTTCAAGTATCACAAATAACCTCTTTCTTGAATCCTTTAAGTTCTGCTTTGGTGTAGTTTTTATATCAAAAGATTGTGCTTGTACTCTCCTGCGATTTTCAGAAAGCACTTCGGTTATTACAGTCTGCCCCTAATTCATCTCTTATCACGCTCAATACTCGTGCATTGTCGTGTGAGTTTGAGGCTAGATAGGGGATCTCAAAGGAAGGACTTAGGCTAGCTTGACTAGAATGGAATCTGAAAATGGAAGTGGAAATGACAAGCACCGCAAGATCAATGATGGTGATCATTCTGACCAAGACCAAAGTCTTAGCCATTCTAATTCTTCAGCATCCTCAATTTCCACATCATCACTGGATTCTAATCCGTTACAGTCAGATGATGATGTAAACGCTTCTAGCTCCCtggaaaaatctgaaaatgatgACTACAAGTCAACACCTGCAGAGTGGAGTATGATGAGCCTATCGCCAAGGTCTGCGTATTCACATACTGAATTCAGTACCTACAGTTCTGCAACATTGCCACCGCCACCTCAAGTGATGGGAAGGCCTCCAGAATATCCGGGGTTTGACCCTAACCGAATTCCAGCATCTGTTTTTGCTACTAATAATAAGCCTGCATCAGGTATGGAATGGAGTGTGGCTTCAAATGAGTCCTTGTTTAGTATTCAAATGGGGAATATGAGTTTTACAAGAGATCATTTCAACTGGATGAAGTCTGGAGAGCTTAAAAGTCCTGATTCTGAGTTTGCAAACATTCCACCTGGTCTACCTCCCATCACAGAAACTCCATCAAATCATTCCTATGGCCTTCCAGTTGTGAATGAACTCGAATTAGATAACGAAAGAAAAAGTACTTCTAGTTGGGGCAGACAATCTATTGAAACAGAAGCAAATAAAACTAACAAAGAAACATCCACAAATGCTGAGAGGATTCGTTTGTCTGATCGCTCTTCTAATGCCTCTGATGGTCATGGAATGCATCCAGCTCTCGAACCTCCTACGCCTGCCAG harbors:
- the LOC141700509 gene encoding uncharacterized protein LOC141700509; this translates as MESENGSGNDKHRKINDGDHSDQDQSLSHSNSSASSISTSSLDSNPLQSDDDVNASSSLEKSENDDYKSTPAEWSMMSLSPRSAYSHTEFSTYSSATLPPPPQVMGRPPEYPGFDPNRIPASVFATNNKPASGMEWSVASNESLFSIQMGNMSFTRDHFNWMKSGELKSPDSEFANIPPGLPPITETPSNHSYGLPVVNELELDNERKSTSSWGRQSIETEANKTNKETSTNAERIRLSDRSSNASDGHGMHPALEPPTPARVSQQSDGSRMSTSSFAFPVFGGETPAKTPVQKPEAQPEAPEEPENPAKTGWFPCSCSYSCCWWPFPLSCCR
- the LOC141700512 gene encoding protein CHLORORESPIRATORY REDUCTION 7, chloroplastic-like isoform X2, with protein sequence MIRAAGNAITVNKAFCCNKLIQNSNLTHRSEAVNVIARSQAVTSPCPSIYPKVADHKRNYLKTFASRRSRANLSSDTYVLMEPGETEVFVSEEELRVKLKNWLENWPGKSLPPDLARFENIDDAVSFLVSSVCELEIAGDVGSVQWYEVRLE
- the LOC141700512 gene encoding protein CHLORORESPIRATORY REDUCTION 7, chloroplastic-like isoform X1, with product MIRAAGNAITVNKAFCCNKLIQNSNCKNVVTHRSEAVNVIARSQAVTSPCPSIYPKVADHKRNYLKTFASRRSRANLSSDTYVLMEPGETEVFVSEEELRVKLKNWLENWPGKSLPPDLARFENIDDAVSFLVSSVCELEIAGDVGSVQWYEVRLE